One genomic region from Kineosporia corallincola encodes:
- a CDS encoding PPC domain-containing protein gives MKKPGLRIATLIAAPLVLAMMVLGAQTASAAEVKGGKLTEGVGTKAEIKTKDTTLAYTFAVTKGRHVTLSTSGGRWTNDSGALWKLYTPGGEWADWWFVNKDPHVYEFTPNATGDWKLVLAPLDNATGWSMITYASDVVAGPLKANESATVENTVRGQNMVVKFGATKDQHISLDVTATKFKDGKAIGRLYAPDGTLVENFDVADKPTFYDFSPLVTGEWWLTIDPQDFAKGKATVNLVPDLAPVALKDDTAVTTTIKSRGQNASYTFSATAGTKVPFSVTKSDWGKDGSAHLYFYRPDGVFIDHCVLGSKPATCAVYPTASGTWKISLDPQGAATGSVTISKGKAVAPTAQ, from the coding sequence ATGAAGAAACCTGGCCTGCGGATCGCGACCCTGATCGCCGCTCCGCTGGTTCTCGCCATGATGGTTCTCGGCGCCCAGACCGCCTCGGCCGCCGAGGTCAAGGGCGGCAAGCTGACCGAGGGGGTCGGCACGAAGGCCGAGATCAAGACGAAAGACACGACTCTCGCCTACACCTTCGCCGTGACCAAGGGCCGCCACGTCACCCTGAGCACCTCGGGCGGCAGGTGGACCAACGACAGCGGAGCGCTGTGGAAGCTCTACACCCCCGGCGGCGAGTGGGCCGACTGGTGGTTCGTCAACAAGGACCCGCACGTCTACGAGTTCACCCCGAACGCCACCGGCGACTGGAAGCTCGTGCTCGCCCCGCTCGACAACGCCACCGGCTGGTCGATGATCACCTACGCCTCGGACGTGGTGGCCGGGCCGCTGAAGGCGAACGAGTCCGCCACGGTGGAGAACACGGTGCGCGGCCAGAACATGGTGGTGAAATTCGGCGCCACCAAGGACCAGCACATCAGCCTCGACGTGACGGCCACCAAGTTCAAGGACGGCAAGGCGATCGGGCGGTTGTACGCGCCGGACGGCACGCTGGTCGAGAACTTCGACGTGGCCGACAAGCCCACCTTCTACGACTTCAGCCCGCTCGTGACCGGCGAGTGGTGGCTCACGATCGACCCGCAGGACTTCGCCAAGGGCAAGGCGACCGTGAACCTCGTGCCCGACCTGGCGCCCGTCGCACTGAAGGACGACACCGCGGTGACGACGACGATCAAGTCCCGCGGCCAGAACGCCTCGTACACCTTCTCCGCCACCGCCGGCACCAAGGTCCCGTTCAGCGTGACCAAGAGCGACTGGGGCAAGGACGGTTCCGCGCACCTCTACTTCTACCGGCCGGACGGGGTTTTCATCGACCACTGCGTTCTCGGCAGCAAGCCGGCCACCTGCGCGGTGTACCCGACCGCCAGTGGCACCTGGAAGATCTCGCTCGACCCGCAGGGCGCCGCGACCGGCAGCGTCACGATCAGCAAGGGCAAGGCGGTCGCTCCCACCGCCCAGTGA
- a CDS encoding FAD:protein FMN transferase, with amino-acid sequence MPLLETLPVTPTVRQWPVWSTTARIVVTDPAVADQAYDVVAEQLDEVDRACSRFRDDSELERVQKILAGNRTDRAVTVSPLLAVLIGAALEAAEKTDGDVDPTLADDLAALGYDEDYSIIHTKVGGLDIPITLSRRVRHSWRDVSLTGRRLRMPAGMRLDLGATAKAWAADRAARSIADRFGVGALVSLGGDIATAGPAPEGGWQVLVQDGANEPATRVGLDGGTAGLATSSTVSRSWRNGTRAVHHILNPASGLPAAPVWRTVSVAAGTCLEANVLSTAAIVRGDDALHWLREKGHPARLVASDGEVLTINGWPFDGAEIVADDAQVHEITLTQLPEAAHAA; translated from the coding sequence ATGCCCCTGCTGGAGACCCTTCCCGTGACCCCCACCGTCCGTCAGTGGCCGGTCTGGAGCACCACCGCCCGGATCGTCGTCACCGACCCGGCGGTGGCCGACCAGGCCTACGACGTGGTGGCCGAGCAGCTGGACGAGGTGGACCGGGCATGCAGCCGGTTCCGCGACGACAGCGAGCTGGAGCGGGTGCAGAAGATCCTGGCCGGCAACCGCACCGACCGCGCGGTCACCGTGTCGCCGTTGCTGGCCGTGCTGATCGGGGCGGCCCTGGAGGCCGCGGAGAAGACCGACGGCGACGTGGACCCGACCCTGGCCGACGACCTGGCCGCCCTCGGCTACGACGAGGACTACTCGATCATCCACACCAAGGTGGGTGGACTGGACATCCCGATCACCCTGAGCCGCCGGGTGCGGCACAGCTGGCGCGACGTGTCGCTGACCGGCCGCCGGCTGCGGATGCCCGCCGGGATGCGCCTCGACCTCGGCGCCACCGCCAAGGCCTGGGCCGCCGACCGGGCGGCCCGCAGCATCGCCGACCGGTTCGGCGTGGGTGCGCTGGTCTCGCTCGGCGGCGACATCGCCACCGCCGGCCCGGCGCCGGAGGGCGGCTGGCAGGTGCTGGTGCAGGACGGCGCGAACGAGCCGGCCACCCGGGTCGGCCTGGACGGCGGAACGGCGGGCCTGGCCACCTCCAGCACGGTGAGCCGCAGCTGGCGCAACGGAACCCGCGCGGTGCACCACATCCTGAACCCAGCCAGCGGCCTGCCCGCTGCCCCGGTGTGGCGCACCGTCTCGGTCGCGGCCGGCACCTGCCTGGAGGCGAACGTCCTGTCCACCGCGGCGATCGTGCGGGGGGACGACGCCCTGCACTGGCTGCGCGAGAAGGGCCACCCGGCGCGGCTCGTCGCCTCCGACGGTGAGGTGCTGACGATCAACGGCTGGCCGTTCGACGGTGCCGAGATCGTGGCGGACGACGCGCAGGTGCACGAGATCACCCTCACGCAGCTGCCGGAAGCCGCGCACGCGGCATGA
- a CDS encoding NADH-ubiquinone oxidoreductase-F iron-sulfur binding region domain-containing protein encodes MTTTAMTPAQGLRMPPQGPRLFAARDPFLATHLDTYGTIPDVTPAQLLEQVRISGLTGRGGAGFPTAAKLETVTANAPAVVVANGAEGEPASRKDAELLRRAPHLVLDGIEVAARITGAGEAFAYLRPEVVPLVRQALAERSGLRITVVAAPDTFVSGQETAVVSALAGGPALPRFSRHRIFQRGVGGRATLVQNVETLAQLALIARYGGVWFASAGTPDSTGTFLATVHPVGQALTTAPAVWEVTHGLPLRQVLAGTAGRPPEELQAVLVGGYHGTWLPLPAALDAPLSRAGLEPYGAGLGAGVMIPLAKSACGLELTASIAGYLARESAKQCGPCQFGLPELAQNFAALAAGQVGRSGLDAVRRSTGLVEGRGVCRHPDGTARLIRSALRVFGDDVLLHQHGRCLARIGEPYGGVL; translated from the coding sequence ATGACCACCACCGCCATGACGCCGGCTCAGGGACTGCGGATGCCTCCCCAGGGACCGAGGCTCTTCGCCGCCCGGGACCCTTTTCTGGCAACGCATCTGGACACCTACGGCACGATTCCCGACGTCACGCCGGCCCAGTTGCTGGAGCAGGTCCGGATCTCCGGGCTGACCGGCCGGGGCGGTGCCGGGTTCCCGACCGCGGCCAAGCTGGAGACGGTGACCGCCAACGCCCCGGCCGTGGTGGTGGCGAACGGCGCCGAGGGTGAGCCGGCCAGTCGCAAGGACGCCGAACTGCTGCGCCGTGCACCGCATCTCGTGCTCGACGGGATCGAGGTGGCGGCCCGCATCACCGGCGCCGGCGAGGCCTTCGCCTACCTGCGTCCGGAGGTGGTACCACTGGTGCGGCAGGCCCTGGCCGAGCGCTCCGGGCTGCGGATCACCGTGGTCGCGGCCCCCGACACCTTCGTCAGCGGGCAGGAGACCGCCGTGGTCAGCGCGCTGGCGGGCGGCCCGGCCCTGCCCCGGTTCAGCCGGCACCGGATCTTCCAGCGCGGCGTCGGCGGTCGCGCCACGCTGGTGCAGAACGTGGAGACGCTGGCCCAGCTGGCACTGATCGCCCGGTACGGTGGCGTCTGGTTCGCCTCCGCCGGAACCCCGGACTCCACCGGCACTTTCCTGGCCACCGTGCACCCGGTCGGCCAGGCCCTGACCACCGCACCCGCGGTCTGGGAGGTCACTCACGGCCTGCCGCTGCGGCAGGTGCTGGCCGGCACCGCCGGCCGCCCGCCGGAGGAACTCCAGGCCGTGCTGGTCGGCGGCTACCACGGCACCTGGCTGCCGCTGCCCGCCGCGCTGGACGCGCCGCTCTCGCGCGCCGGGCTCGAACCGTACGGCGCCGGGCTGGGCGCCGGGGTGATGATCCCGCTGGCGAAGAGCGCCTGCGGGCTGGAGCTGACCGCCTCGATCGCCGGCTACCTGGCCCGGGAGTCGGCGAAACAGTGCGGCCCGTGCCAGTTCGGCCTGCCCGAGCTGGCCCAGAACTTCGCCGCCCTGGCCGCCGGGCAGGTCGGCCGCAGTGGGCTGGACGCGGTGCGCCGCTCCACCGGGCTGGTCGAGGGGCGCGGCGTGTGCCGGCACCCGGACGGCACGGCCCGGCTGATCCGCAGCGCACTACGGGTTTTCGGCGACGACGTGCTGCTGCACCAGCACGGCCGGTGCCTGGCCCGGATCGGCGAGCCCTACGGTGGTGTGCTGTGA
- a CDS encoding ATP-binding protein, whose amino-acid sequence MERLTPAELSRFFLFEKLNDEQLRWMSEHGEVVRYPAGATVYGAQEPATCFFMLVQGRQALLKQVGDHEVEVSRSDSPGVYSGATWAWLTSAREVTQSPFYGGSLRTLDESVFFRIPGEELAEVLKEWFPMAIHLLDGLFTGMRNSEAVVGQRERLTALGRLTAGLTHELNNPASAAVRATATLRERVAAMRGKLKHLASGKVDPDTLVKLTGLQEDAIEQSAKAQSGKTKHLTPLQANDLEDEFSDWCDDHGVSAGWHLAPIWVAAGLDLEWLEGVADSIPETHLEGGLKWITYALESEQLMAEIEDSTDRIATLITKAKQYTQLDRAEHQQIDVHEGLNSTLVMLGSKLREQVTLEKHYDKSLPEIPAYPAELNQVWTNVIDNALHAMKGTHGKLSISTRAEGDFAVVTIADTGPGIPPEVQRRMFEPFFTTKPIGEGTGLGLDIVWRIVVNRHGGDIRVKSKPDQGTAIEVRLPLTVSGPA is encoded by the coding sequence ATGGAGCGCCTCACGCCGGCTGAGCTCTCGCGCTTCTTCCTGTTCGAGAAGCTGAACGACGAGCAGCTGCGCTGGATGTCGGAGCACGGTGAGGTGGTGCGGTATCCCGCCGGGGCCACCGTCTACGGCGCGCAGGAGCCCGCCACCTGCTTCTTCATGCTGGTCCAGGGTCGCCAGGCCCTGCTCAAGCAGGTCGGCGACCACGAGGTCGAGGTGTCCCGCTCCGACTCCCCCGGCGTCTACAGCGGCGCCACCTGGGCCTGGCTCACCTCGGCCCGGGAGGTCACCCAGAGCCCCTTCTACGGCGGCTCCCTGCGCACGCTCGACGAGTCGGTCTTCTTCCGCATCCCCGGCGAGGAACTCGCCGAGGTGCTGAAGGAATGGTTCCCGATGGCCATCCACCTGCTCGACGGCCTGTTCACCGGCATGCGCAACTCCGAGGCGGTGGTCGGCCAGCGCGAGCGGCTCACCGCCCTGGGCCGGCTCACGGCCGGCCTCACCCACGAGCTGAACAACCCGGCCTCGGCCGCCGTGCGGGCCACCGCCACGCTGCGCGAGCGGGTCGCGGCCATGCGCGGCAAGCTGAAACACCTGGCCTCGGGCAAGGTCGACCCCGACACCCTGGTGAAACTCACCGGGCTGCAAGAAGATGCGATCGAGCAGTCGGCGAAGGCGCAGTCCGGCAAGACGAAACACCTCACCCCGCTCCAGGCCAATGACCTGGAAGACGAGTTCAGCGACTGGTGCGACGACCACGGCGTGTCGGCCGGCTGGCACCTCGCGCCGATCTGGGTGGCCGCCGGTCTCGACCTGGAATGGCTTGAGGGCGTGGCCGACTCGATCCCCGAGACGCACCTCGAGGGCGGCCTGAAGTGGATCACCTACGCGCTCGAGAGCGAGCAGCTGATGGCCGAGATCGAGGACTCGACCGACCGCATCGCCACCCTGATCACCAAGGCCAAGCAGTACACCCAGCTGGACCGCGCCGAGCACCAGCAGATCGACGTGCACGAGGGCCTGAACAGCACACTGGTGATGCTCGGCAGCAAGCTGCGGGAGCAGGTCACGCTCGAGAAGCACTACGACAAGTCACTTCCCGAGATCCCGGCCTACCCGGCCGAGCTGAACCAGGTCTGGACCAACGTCATCGACAACGCCCTGCACGCGATGAAGGGCACGCACGGCAAGCTGTCGATCAGCACCCGCGCCGAGGGCGACTTCGCCGTGGTCACGATCGCCGACACCGGCCCGGGCATCCCGCCCGAGGTGCAGCGGCGCATGTTCGAGCCGTTCTTCACCACCAAGCCGATCGGCGAGGGCACCGGGCTGGGCCTCGACATCGTCTGGCGCATCGTGGTCAACCGGCACGGCGGCGACATCCGGGTGAAGAGCAAGCCGGACCAGGGCACCGCGATCGAGGTCCGGCTGCCCCTCACCGTCTCCGGCCCGGCCTGA
- a CDS encoding acyltransferase family protein, with protein sequence MSYLDLETDPRVSPVDDVKTAVRPGFRPDIEGLRALAVLLVVLYHCGVGGFGGGFVGVDVFFVISGFLITSQLAREAATTGRVRIGRFYARRALRLLPAATLVLVCTLAAAWCWMPPVRLRAIAGDALAGAGYVLNLRLIQVGNDYRSSGASPSPLQHFWSLAVEEQFYLVIPLLAVLGLVLLRRRAVFAGLLTALVAASFVFSVTSSGTDPVAAYLGAPARAWELGAGALLALALPRVRVLRVLAPPLRWAGLAAIGFGAVTFGETTPFPGWPAAIPVLGALAVLAAGTASPGRTLTVPLLEFIGARSYSWYLWHWPVLVVAPYLLGHEIELPERLLAALVALGLAAVTYSMVEQPLRHHPELRQKSWRAGLLAVGLTVTTVAVALLVPMLPARQTQGEGVATGLDLAGTGPARDRQLSGRLEAAALVTALPRNLRPSLAQARTDDPAIARNGCLVPVGATLSPEHCESLGHAGGRVTVVLFGDSHAAQWYPALNALAQRRNWRLAVFTKLMCTPAEVELYAEQFRGRYETCDAWRQNAIGRIQELRPNLVVMTSIADHMDLLEHTGDPDGTWARGWATTAGRLRSATADLVFLADTPKAKGDVPECLSQNPRDVQACAQSPQRAAGSGRRTRIAGEVASAGARVIDPTPWFCDVSSCPVVVDDTLVYRDDNHITGRYVRTLAPLLLDELVRGAEPARSVRDVRSGRASAS encoded by the coding sequence GTGAGCTATCTCGACCTGGAGACCGATCCTCGGGTCTCACCGGTGGACGACGTGAAAACCGCTGTCCGCCCGGGCTTCCGGCCCGACATCGAGGGCCTGCGCGCGCTGGCCGTGCTGCTGGTGGTGCTCTACCACTGCGGCGTGGGCGGTTTCGGCGGCGGTTTCGTCGGCGTCGACGTGTTCTTCGTGATCTCCGGGTTCCTGATCACCTCGCAGCTGGCCCGGGAGGCCGCGACCACCGGGCGGGTCCGGATCGGGCGCTTCTACGCCCGCCGGGCCCTGCGCCTGCTGCCCGCCGCCACCCTGGTGCTGGTCTGCACCCTGGCCGCCGCCTGGTGCTGGATGCCGCCGGTGCGGCTGCGGGCGATCGCCGGGGACGCCCTGGCCGGCGCCGGCTACGTGCTGAACCTGCGGCTGATCCAGGTGGGCAACGACTACCGTTCGTCCGGCGCCTCGCCCTCCCCCCTCCAGCACTTCTGGTCGCTGGCCGTGGAGGAGCAGTTCTACCTGGTCATCCCGCTGCTGGCGGTGCTCGGGCTGGTGCTGCTGCGACGGCGGGCGGTGTTCGCCGGCCTGCTGACCGCGCTGGTGGCCGCGTCGTTCGTGTTCTCCGTGACCTCCAGCGGCACCGACCCGGTGGCGGCCTACCTCGGCGCCCCGGCCCGGGCCTGGGAGCTCGGCGCCGGTGCCCTGCTCGCCCTGGCCCTGCCCCGGGTGCGGGTGCTGCGGGTGCTCGCCCCGCCGCTGCGCTGGGCCGGGCTGGCCGCGATCGGCTTCGGCGCGGTCACTTTCGGCGAGACCACCCCGTTCCCCGGGTGGCCCGCCGCGATCCCGGTACTCGGCGCGCTCGCCGTGCTGGCCGCGGGCACCGCGAGTCCCGGCCGGACCCTGACCGTTCCGCTGCTGGAGTTCATCGGCGCCCGGTCGTACTCCTGGTACCTGTGGCACTGGCCGGTCCTGGTGGTGGCGCCCTATCTGCTCGGCCACGAGATCGAGCTGCCCGAAAGACTTCTCGCCGCGCTGGTGGCGCTGGGACTGGCCGCCGTCACCTACTCGATGGTCGAGCAGCCGCTGCGGCACCACCCCGAACTGCGCCAGAAGTCATGGAGGGCAGGACTTCTGGCTGTCGGCCTGACCGTCACGACAGTGGCCGTGGCACTGCTGGTGCCGATGCTGCCGGCCCGGCAGACCCAGGGCGAGGGGGTGGCCACCGGCCTGGACCTGGCGGGCACCGGCCCGGCCCGCGACCGGCAGCTGAGCGGACGGCTGGAGGCGGCGGCGCTGGTCACCGCCCTGCCGCGCAACCTGCGGCCGTCTTTGGCCCAGGCCCGCACCGACGACCCGGCGATCGCCCGGAACGGCTGCCTGGTCCCGGTCGGGGCCACCCTCAGCCCGGAGCACTGCGAGTCGCTGGGCCACGCCGGGGGCCGGGTGACCGTGGTGCTGTTCGGCGACTCCCACGCCGCACAGTGGTACCCGGCGCTGAATGCGCTGGCGCAACGCCGCAACTGGCGGCTGGCGGTGTTCACCAAGCTGATGTGCACCCCGGCCGAGGTGGAGCTGTACGCCGAGCAGTTCCGCGGCCGCTACGAGACCTGTGACGCCTGGCGGCAGAACGCGATCGGGCGGATTCAGGAGCTGCGGCCGAACCTGGTGGTGATGACGTCGATCGCCGATCACATGGACCTGCTGGAGCACACCGGTGACCCGGACGGCACCTGGGCGCGAGGCTGGGCCACGACCGCCGGCCGACTGCGCTCCGCCACCGCCGACCTGGTCTTCCTGGCCGACACCCCGAAGGCGAAGGGCGATGTGCCGGAATGCCTTTCGCAGAACCCGCGGGACGTGCAGGCCTGCGCCCAGTCGCCGCAGCGGGCGGCCGGCTCGGGCCGGCGCACCCGGATCGCCGGTGAGGTGGCCTCGGCCGGGGCCCGGGTGATCGACCCGACGCCCTGGTTCTGCGACGTCTCCAGCTGCCCGGTGGTGGTCGACGACACGCTGGTCTACCGCGACGACAACCACATCACCGGCCGCTACGTCCGCACCCTGGCCCCGCTGCTGCTGGACGAGCTGGTGCGGGGTGCTGAGCCGGCCAGGAGTGTCAGGGACGTCAGGAGCGGAAGGGCATCCGCTTCCTGA
- a CDS encoding ferredoxin: protein MTRPLVVDWTACRGRGLCADLLPELLTQDHWGFPENRSRGPILVPDELEGPARRAVRMCPALALRLDAELPGPR, encoded by the coding sequence GTGACGCGTCCCCTGGTGGTCGACTGGACCGCCTGCCGGGGCCGTGGCCTGTGCGCCGACCTGTTGCCCGAGCTGCTCACCCAGGATCACTGGGGATTTCCGGAGAATCGTTCCCGGGGGCCGATTCTGGTGCCGGACGAGCTGGAGGGCCCGGCCCGCCGGGCAGTCCGGATGTGCCCGGCGCTGGCCCTGCGACTGGACGCGGAACTGCCCGGGCCCCGGTGA
- a CDS encoding FAD-dependent oxidoreductase — protein sequence MTKPILLTVDDDPSVSRAVARDLRRRYAEHYRVVRADSGADALESLQEIRLRGDRVAVLLADYRMPNMNGIEFLEQAMDLFPRARRALLTAYADTDAAIEAINLVDVDYYLLKPWEPPEEKLFPVVDQMLETWKAAGEPETESTRIIGHRWSAQAYEVRDFLARNGMPYSWFTTEEAEGRKLLEAAGATEADVPVLLTAGGDVLLNPTLSEVADKIGLSTTPAEDFYDLVIVGGGPAGLGAAVYGASEGLRTVLVEGRATGGQAGQSSRIENYLGFPDGVSGGQLTDRARRQATRLGAELLTARRVVGLATHGPKKILELDDGSRVAAHAVLLATGVSYRRLGAEGADDMVGRGVFYGSAATEADACADQHVVIVGGANSAGQAAMFFSRQAARVTLAVRAPDLERSMSHYLIQQIRGNDRIDVRTCTEVISCHGDGHLQKLVLRDSTSGATEDVDCGHLFVFIGAAPMTDWLPDELARDQAGFVLTGTDLLDSGERPAGWTPNRDPFHLETSIPGVFVAGDVRSASVKRVASAVGEGAMAVTLVHQYLAHP from the coding sequence GTGACCAAGCCGATCCTTCTCACGGTCGACGACGATCCGTCGGTGTCCCGGGCGGTGGCCCGTGACCTGCGCCGTCGTTATGCCGAGCACTACCGCGTCGTGCGTGCCGACTCCGGCGCCGACGCCCTGGAGTCCTTGCAGGAGATCCGGCTGCGCGGTGACCGTGTGGCCGTTCTGCTGGCCGATTACCGCATGCCGAACATGAACGGCATCGAGTTCCTCGAACAGGCCATGGACCTGTTCCCCCGGGCGCGCCGGGCCCTGCTGACCGCCTACGCCGACACCGACGCGGCGATCGAGGCGATCAACCTGGTCGACGTCGACTACTACCTGCTCAAGCCCTGGGAACCGCCGGAGGAGAAGCTGTTCCCGGTGGTCGACCAGATGCTGGAGACCTGGAAGGCGGCCGGCGAGCCGGAGACCGAGTCCACCCGGATCATCGGTCACCGCTGGTCGGCGCAGGCCTACGAGGTGCGTGACTTCCTGGCCCGCAACGGCATGCCGTACAGCTGGTTCACCACCGAGGAGGCCGAGGGCCGCAAGCTGCTCGAGGCGGCCGGCGCCACCGAGGCCGACGTGCCGGTGCTGCTCACGGCCGGCGGGGACGTGCTGCTCAACCCCACGCTGAGCGAGGTGGCCGACAAGATCGGGCTCTCCACCACGCCGGCCGAGGACTTCTACGACCTGGTCATCGTGGGCGGCGGCCCGGCCGGGCTGGGCGCCGCGGTGTACGGCGCCTCCGAGGGCCTGCGCACGGTGCTGGTCGAGGGCCGGGCCACCGGCGGGCAGGCCGGGCAGAGCTCCCGCATCGAGAACTACCTGGGCTTCCCCGACGGGGTGAGCGGCGGCCAGCTCACCGACCGGGCCCGGCGCCAGGCCACCCGGCTGGGCGCCGAGCTGCTCACCGCACGGCGGGTGGTCGGCCTGGCCACGCACGGCCCGAAGAAGATCCTGGAGCTGGACGACGGCAGCCGGGTGGCCGCGCACGCCGTGCTGCTGGCCACCGGTGTCTCCTACCGGCGGCTGGGTGCCGAGGGCGCCGACGACATGGTGGGCCGGGGCGTGTTCTACGGCTCCGCGGCCACCGAGGCCGATGCCTGCGCCGACCAGCACGTGGTGATCGTCGGCGGGGCCAACTCGGCCGGCCAGGCGGCGATGTTCTTCTCCCGCCAGGCCGCCCGGGTCACCCTCGCGGTGCGTGCGCCCGACCTGGAACGGTCCATGTCGCACTACCTGATCCAGCAGATCCGCGGCAACGACCGGATCGACGTGCGCACCTGCACCGAGGTGATCTCCTGCCACGGCGACGGGCACCTCCAGAAGCTGGTGCTGCGCGACAGCACCAGCGGCGCCACCGAGGACGTGGACTGCGGGCACCTGTTCGTGTTCATCGGGGCCGCCCCGATGACCGACTGGCTGCCCGACGAACTGGCCCGCGACCAGGCCGGTTTCGTGCTCACCGGCACCGATCTGCTGGACTCCGGCGAGCGGCCGGCCGGCTGGACGCCGAACCGCGACCCGTTCCACCTGGAGACCAGCATCCCCGGCGTGTTCGTGGCCGGCGACGTGCGCTCGGCGTCGGTCAAGCGGGTGGCCTCGGCGGTGGGCGAGGGCGCGATGGCGGTCACGCTGGTCCACCAGTATCTGGCGCATCCGTAA
- a CDS encoding sulfurtransferase has translation MTLPHDTDPKLAGYAHPERLVTTEWLAAHLGEPGLVVVESDEDVLLYDTGHVPGAIKVDWHTELNDQVTRDYLDGAQFAALMSAKGIARDSTVVIYGDRNNWWAAYALWVFTLFGHEDVRLLDGGRAAWIAEGRDITDDRPHVERTDYPVVERDDTTVRAFKDDVLAHLGGPLIDVRSPAEYSGEVTHMPDYPQEGVLRGGHIPGAASVPWARAAADDGRFRSRDELAAIYEQEQGFSKDDAVIAYCRIGERSSHTWFVLTHLLGFGNVRNYDGSWTEWGNSVRVPVARGAERG, from the coding sequence ATGACGCTGCCCCACGACACCGACCCGAAGCTGGCCGGTTACGCCCATCCGGAGCGGCTCGTCACCACCGAATGGCTCGCGGCCCACCTGGGCGAACCGGGGCTGGTCGTGGTGGAGAGCGACGAGGACGTACTGCTCTACGACACCGGCCACGTGCCCGGCGCGATCAAGGTGGACTGGCACACCGAGCTCAACGACCAGGTCACCCGGGACTACCTGGACGGCGCGCAGTTCGCCGCGCTGATGTCGGCCAAGGGCATCGCGCGCGACTCCACGGTCGTCATCTACGGCGACCGCAACAACTGGTGGGCCGCCTACGCCCTCTGGGTGTTCACCCTCTTCGGCCACGAAGACGTGCGTCTGCTCGACGGCGGCCGGGCCGCCTGGATCGCCGAGGGCCGCGACATCACCGACGACAGGCCACATGTCGAGCGCACCGACTACCCCGTGGTGGAGCGCGACGACACCACCGTCCGGGCCTTCAAGGACGACGTGCTGGCGCACCTGGGCGGTCCGCTGATCGACGTGCGCTCGCCCGCCGAGTACTCCGGCGAGGTCACCCACATGCCCGACTACCCGCAGGAGGGCGTGCTGCGCGGCGGGCACATTCCCGGCGCCGCCAGTGTGCCCTGGGCCCGGGCCGCGGCCGACGACGGGCGTTTTCGCAGTCGTGACGAGCTGGCCGCGATCTACGAGCAGGAGCAGGGGTTCTCGAAGGACGACGCGGTGATCGCCTACTGCCGCATCGGCGAACGGTCCAGTCACACCTGGTTCGTGCTGACCCACCTGCTCGGGTTCGGCAATGTGCGCAACTACGACGGATCCTGGACCGAGTGGGGCAACTCGGTGCGGGTTCCGGTGGCCCGGGGTGCCGAACGCGGCTGA
- a CDS encoding ferric reductase-like transmembrane domain-containing protein → MTTEALWYLARGSGVVSLILFTVVVVLGIGTRSGRTFAGMNRLVVASVHRSAALLALVFLVIHVVTLLFDPYAQLNLIDLLLPFGSGYRPFWVGLGTLALDLALAVTVTSLLRDRIGLRAWRAVHWLAYAMWPVAVLHGIGSGTDRGTFWMLAIDAVCVLSVVAVAVAAHPALRPKTRTPVATSPRKEHQR, encoded by the coding sequence ATGACCACGGAGGCGCTCTGGTACCTGGCCCGGGGCAGCGGCGTGGTGAGCCTGATCCTGTTCACCGTCGTCGTGGTCCTGGGCATCGGTACCAGGTCCGGCCGCACCTTCGCCGGGATGAACCGGCTGGTGGTGGCGTCGGTGCACCGCAGCGCGGCCCTGCTCGCCCTGGTCTTCCTGGTGATCCACGTGGTCACCCTGCTCTTCGACCCGTACGCCCAGCTGAACCTGATCGACCTCCTGCTGCCGTTCGGATCGGGCTACCGGCCCTTCTGGGTCGGCCTCGGCACCCTGGCCCTCGACCTGGCCCTGGCGGTCACGGTCACCAGCCTGCTGCGTGACCGGATCGGCCTGCGTGCCTGGCGGGCCGTGCACTGGCTGGCCTACGCGATGTGGCCGGTCGCCGTGCTGCACGGCATCGGTTCCGGCACCGACCGCGGCACCTTCTGGATGCTGGCGATCGACGCGGTCTGCGTGCTGTCGGTGGTGGCCGTCGCGGTCGCCGCTCACCCGGCCCTCCGGCCGAAAACCCGCACACCCGTAGCAACCTCGCCCCGGAAGGAGCATCAACGATGA